Proteins from one Escherichia coli genomic window:
- the eutK gene encoding ethanolamine utilization microcompartment protein EutK, with amino-acid sequence MINALGLLEVDGMVAAIDAADAMLKAANVRLLSHEVLDPGRLTLVVEGDLAACRAALDAGCAAAMRTGRVISRKEIGRPDDDTQWLVTGFNRQPKQPVKEPDAPVIVAESADELLALLTSVRQGMTAGEVAAHFGWPLEKARNALEQLFSAGTLRKRSSRYRLKPH; translated from the coding sequence ATGATCAATGCACTGGGATTGCTGGAAGTGGACGGCATGGTCGCCGCGATAGATGCAGCTGATGCCATGCTCAAAGCAGCTAACGTTCGTCTGCTCAGTCACGAAGTGCTTGACCCTGGTCGCCTAACGCTGGTGGTGGAAGGCGATCTGGCGGCGTGTCGTGCGGCGCTGGACGCAGGTTGTGCTGCCGCGATGCGTACCGGGCGTGTCATCAGCCGTAAGGAGATCGGTCGGCCAGACGATGACACCCAGTGGCTGGTTACTGGCTTTAACCGCCAGCCGAAGCAACCCGTAAAGGAACCCGACGCGCCAGTTATCGTCGCGGAATCTGCTGACGAGTTGTTGGCGCTGTTAACATCAGTACGTCAGGGAATGACGGCAGGAGAAGTGGCTGCCCACTTTGGCTGGCCGCTGGAAAAAGCCAGAAATGCGCTCGAACAGCTCTTTTCTGCCGGGACGTTACGTAAACGCAGTAGTCGTTATCGTCTCAAGCCCCATTAA
- the eutL gene encoding ethanolamine utilization microcompartment protein EutL has product MPALDLIRPSVTAMRVIASVNAEFARELKLPPHIRSLGLISADSDDVTYIAADEATKQAMVEVVYGRSLYAGAAHGPSPTAGEVLIMLGGPNPAEVRAGLDAMVAHIENGAAFQWANDAQDTAFLAHVVSRTGSYLSSTAGITLGDPMAYLVAPPLEATYGIDAALKSADVQLVTYVPPPSETNYSAAFLTGSQAACKAACNAFTDAVLEIARNPIQRA; this is encoded by the coding sequence ATGCCAGCTTTAGATTTGATTCGACCGTCGGTAACCGCCATGCGGGTGATTGCCTCTGTTAACGCCGAATTTGCGCGTGAGCTGAAATTGCCGCCGCATATTCGTAGCCTCGGGCTGATTTCTGCTGATTCCGATGACGTCACCTATATTGCGGCTGACGAAGCGACCAAGCAGGCGATGGTTGAAGTCGTGTATGGTCGCTCGCTGTATGCGGGAGCCGCACACGGCCCGTCACCGACTGCCGGTGAAGTGCTGATTATGCTCGGGGGGCCAAACCCGGCGGAAGTGCGTGCTGGTCTGGATGCGATGGTTGCGCATATTGAAAATGGCGCGGCTTTCCAGTGGGCTAACGACGCGCAAGATACGGCATTCCTGGCACATGTAGTTTCGCGTACCGGTTCTTATCTCTCATCAACCGCCGGGATCACGCTTGGCGATCCGATGGCGTATCTGGTGGCACCGCCGCTGGAAGCGACCTACGGCATTGATGCAGCGTTGAAATCTGCCGACGTGCAGCTGGTGACCTATGTCCCGCCACCGTCTGAAACCAACTACTCGGCAGCATTTTTAACCGGTAGCCAGGCCGCGTGTAAAGCAGCCTGTAACGCCTTTACCGATGCAGTGCTGGAAATCGCGCGTAATCCAATCCAGCGTGCGTAA
- the eutR gene encoding HTH-type transcriptional regulator EutR translates to MKKTRTANLHHLYHEPLPENLKLTPKVEVDNVHQRQTTDVYEHALTITAWQQIYDQLHPGKFHGEFTEILLDDIQVFREYTGLALRQSCLVWPNSFWFGIPATRGEQGFIGSQCLGSAEIATRPGGTEFELSTPDDYTILGVVLSEDVITRQANFLHNPERVLHMLRYQSALEVKEQHKVALWGFVQQALATFCENPENLHQPAVRKVLGDNLLMAMGAMLEEAQPMMTAESISHQSYRRLLSRAREYVLENMSEPVTVLDLCNQLHVSRRTLQNAFHAILGIGPNAWLKRIRLNAVRRELISPWSQSTTVKDAAMQWGFWHLGQFATDYQQLFAEKPSLTLHQRMQELE, encoded by the coding sequence ATGAAAAAGACCCGTACAGCCAATTTGCACCATCTTTATCATGAACCCTTACCCGAAAACCTGAAGCTCACGCCGAAGGTCGAAGTGGATAATGTTCATCAACGGCAAACAACGGATGTCTATGAACATGCTTTGACGATTACCGCCTGGCAGCAGATTTACGATCAGCTGCATCCGGGCAAGTTTCATGGTGAATTTACGGAAATTCTACTCGATGATATTCAGGTTTTTCGTGAATACACCGGTCTGGCGCTGCGTCAGTCGTGCCTGGTCTGGCCGAACTCGTTCTGGTTTGGCATTCCGGCGACACGCGGTGAGCAGGGATTTATCGGTTCGCAATGTCTGGGAAGCGCAGAAATAGCGACGCGCCCTGGAGGAACCGAGTTTGAATTAAGTACGCCGGACGATTACACGATCCTTGGCGTGGTGCTTTCTGAAGATGTCATCACCCGGCAGGCTAACTTTTTGCATAACCCGGAAAGGGTGCTGCATATGTTACGTTACCAGTCGGCGCTGGAAGTGAAAGAGCAGCATAAGGTCGCGCTGTGGGGTTTTGTCCAACAGGCTCTGGCGACATTTTGCGAGAACCCGGAAAATCTCCATCAGCCTGCAGTGCGAAAAGTGCTGGGAGATAATTTGCTAATGGCGATGGGGGCGATGCTGGAAGAAGCGCAGCCAATGATGACGGCGGAAAGTATAAGTCATCAGAGTTACCGCCGATTGCTTTCCCGGGCCCGTGAATATGTGCTGGAAAACATGTCCGAACCAGTGACGGTGCTGGACTTGTGTAATCAACTGCACGTCAGTCGCCGCACCTTGCAAAACGCATTTCACGCTATTTTGGGCATTGGCCCGAATGCGTGGCTGAAACGCATTCGCCTGAACGCCGTACGCCGCGAGCTGATAAGCCCGTGGTCGCAAAGTACAACGGTCAAAGATGCCGCCATGCAGTGGGGATTCTGGCATCTGGGGCAATTCGCCACGGATTACCAGCAACTGTTTGCCGAGAAGCCGTCTCTGACGCTGCATCAGAGGATGCAGGAACTGGAGTGA
- the eutC gene encoding ethanolamine ammonia-lyase subunit beta — MDQKQIEEIVRSVMASMGQAAPAPSEAKCATTTCAAPVTSESCALDLGSAEAKAWIGVENPHRADVLTELRRSTVARVCTGRAGPRPRTQALLRFLADHSRSKDTVLKEVPEEWVKAQGLLEVRSEISDKNLYLTRPDMGRRLCAEAVEALKAQCVANPDVQVVISDGLSTDAITVNYEEILPPLMAGLKQAGLKVGTPFFVRYGRVKIEDQIGELLGAKVVILLVGERPGLGQSESLSCYAVYSPRMATTVEADRTCISNIHQGGTPPVEAAAVIVDLAKRMLEQKASGINMTR, encoded by the coding sequence ATGGATCAAAAACAGATTGAAGAAATTGTACGCAGCGTGATGGCGTCAATGGGACAAGCGGCCCCCGCGCCGTCAGAAGCAAAATGCGCCACTACCACCTGTGCAGCACCGGTGACCTCGGAAAGCTGCGCGCTGGATTTAGGTTCCGCAGAAGCAAAAGCGTGGATTGGCGTTGAAAACCCGCATCGCGCAGACGTATTAACAGAACTGCGCCGCAGCACCGTGGCTCGCGTCTGTACCGGTCGTGCCGGTCCGCGTCCGCGTACCCAGGCGTTGCTGCGTTTTCTGGCCGATCACTCTCGTTCGAAAGACACCGTTCTGAAAGAAGTGCCGGAGGAGTGGGTGAAAGCGCAGGGCTTGCTGGAAGTCCGCTCTGAAATTAGCGACAAAAATCTCTATCTGACTCGCCCGGATATGGGCCGCCGCTTGTGTGCAGAGGCTGTTGAAGCGCTGAAAGCGCAGTGTGTTGCCAATCCGGACGTACAGGTGGTTATTTCCGATGGTCTGTCTACTGATGCGATCACCGTGAACTATGAAGAGATTCTGCCACCGCTGATGGCGGGCCTGAAACAGGCCGGGTTGAAAGTCGGCACACCGTTCTTTGTGCGTTACGGTCGCGTGAAGATTGAAGATCAGATTGGCGAACTTCTTGGCGCGAAAGTGGTGATCCTGCTGGTGGGTGAACGTCCGGGGTTGGGGCAGTCAGAAAGTCTCTCCTGCTACGCCGTTTACTCGCCGCGTATGGCAACCACCGTTGAGGCCGACCGTACCTGTATCTCTAACATTCACCAGGGCGGCACGCCGCCGGTTGAAGCCGCAGCCGTCATTGTGGATTTGGCGAAACGTATGCTGGAGCAGAAAGCATCCGGCATCAACATGACCCGATAA